The following nucleotide sequence is from Zea mays cultivar B73 chromosome 1, Zm-B73-REFERENCE-NAM-5.0, whole genome shotgun sequence.
TGAAGCCCTGATTATACTGTCCTTGAATTGAAGGGGTCAAACCCCCAGCTAGCTAGCAGACATTTCACTTGTCCCTCTCTGCACCTGTCGAGTCAGCCGCGAAGCTCAGGACGACGACGAGAGGCCACCTGGACGAGTCGTACGCAGCTTACCTCGTCGCGCACTAGCCAAAAGCGGCTTTGCAAGAGCCTCAAGATCGCGCCACCCCTGCTGGTTGCCGCGAAGGCCCCCACTCCTTTTTTTTTGCGTCGTTGCGCGCCCTGGGCTGGGCGGCTCACATGTGCTTCACAGCTAATCTCTAGCTAGGCGAGCGTTGAGAGCGAGCAGGAAACGCGTCTCGTCTCGTCACGTCGTGTTCGATCGTCTGGAGAATGTTTTCACCAACTCTCCACCCGGCTACTAATCCTCGGGTTTTTAAATCCTCCCTTCCTCAGATCCTCCAATCAACATAACACTtggctcgtagtcgtcgtcgtcgttgtcgtcgtcgtcttctTCTTCTGGCTAGTAGGGTTTTATCATCCGGCCGCTCATCGCTGCCAACAATCTGCTGTTACTTCGATTCTGCCGTCTTTCACATGGTACTAGCTAGCGGTACGGTGGTTGTACTGTTGCTCTAGCCGCGTCCGCGCGTGTGGTTGATGCAATGTAGTGCGCGCGCATCGATCATATTCATATCCATAATTCCATATCCATATCGGGACGACGACGACGTGCTGGTCGATATATGGAGCAGAGGCAGCAGGAGCGGAGGACCGtgccgacgacgacgacgtgcGGCGGGCGGCGCGCGAGGGCGGAGACGCGGCACCCGGTGTACCGAGGGGTGCGGCTGCGGGCGGGCAAGTGGGTGTCGGAGATCCGCGAGCTGCGCAAGCCCAGCAGGATCTGGCTCGGCACGTACCCCACGCCCGAGATGGCCGCCGCGGCCTACGACGCCGCCGCATTAGCGCTGCGGGGCGCCGGCGCGGCGCTCAACTTCCCCGACGCGGCGACGGCGCGGCCGCCGCCCGCGTCCGCGTCCGCGGAACACGTCCGGGCCGCGGCTGCGGCGGCAGCGGCCGCGGCCGCGGTGGGCTTGGGCGACAGCCGGCACTTCCACGGAAGGAGCGACCGGCGCGAGGTGCGTGGTCACAGTCACAGTAGCGGGGCCGACGAGTACGAGAGGtgccacggcggcggcggcgcgggctcTATGGAGGGCGTCGTGGACGAGGACGACCTGTTCGAGATGCCGCGGCTCATGCTGAGCATGGCGGAGGGGTTGATGATGACCCCGCCCGTGCTGGGCCCTGCCCCTGCGGCGGCGGCGCTGGACGGCGACGAGGAAGGTGTCAGCCTGTGGGATCACTCCTGATGCGCTAGCTGGCGAATCACACTACTGCTTCGACTTCGAGTAGTGGCAGGGGCAGGTGGTGTAATACTGTAATGTAAGATGAGGACGCGCGCCACGTGCCGTCCCATTGGAGAGCGTACATGTGGTGGGCGATCACACACCTGATGTGGACAGAGGGATGTGTTGGTGGTAGCCGGTAGGCCAACATGTATACGCTCTGCGATGCACTTGTACGCACGTTACGTAGCATGAATCATGGAATGCATGCAGACACGACACGAATACGCACGTATAACGAGTTTCCTACGTATATACTGTAGCTATAGTTGCCGTTGTATATGGTGTTTTGAACCTCGGGCTAATCACTACCTCTACTATATATTAAACACTAGTTTTTTTAGTTCTATCGTTCTATCATCGTCGCTTTTACAAATAACCTCTTATATTATATTTTCTTGTAATCAATCATCAAGTATAAACAGAAACCATTGGAGCTTACAAGCACTTTGCTAGTTAAAGCATAATACATCATCGAGCAATTTAAGCATAACACATCATGAGCCCTTTAGGCTAGTTTTTTTTATTGTAATATGGCGATGAATAAAATATATAGCGATATAGTAGTAATATAATAGTTAACTTGAAGAAGATTTAGTTACGATTGGAAATAACCTTTTTTATCTTCATCCATAGATCCTTTACTCATATTTATTCAATCGAAATACTTAATCCAATACAAAATTATGCTTTGCGACTACGTACTCATAATCGAATTTGTATTTTAGATGCAAATTCAATTAGTCTTTGAATACTAATCGCGAGAATTACTACCGGAAACgggagctttgccgagtgcccgaagcactcggcaaagccgtaaaaacactcggcaaagaaggctcggcaaacagtgcatcggcaaagccttctttgccgagtactttttctcgggcactcgacaaagaggtttgccaagtgccagggggcactcggcaaagaaaagcaactGTTACGGTGacggggtgacggagacggcttctttgccgagtgtcaaagatgacactcggcaaaggagttaactttgccgagtgcctgccgAGTAGCATTCGGCAAAGATTcaacctttgtcgagtgcccctgGGAcagtcggcaaagagcccgccagggagggtccctatgtcaggttctttgccgagtgctctgtgcggcactcggcaaagcgtgcctctttgccgagtgccagcgacataacactcggcaaagtccctaaaccggtgcccaggtctttgctctttgccgagtgttatgaccctgacactcgccaaagcacctctttgccgagtgttacactcggcaaagtgactagtatgtatcttttttatttgttttttgtattccatccacacaaaaaaagatatcacatatatatcacatatatacatcatagatatcatcacaaacataaatagccaacacaaacataaaaccgtcaccacaaacataaatatccatcacaaacataagtgttcaacacaagtatcaaacacaaacataagtctcaaacgtatcaagctctcacataagtattgttggggaccataattaggggtaccctcaagacgcctaattctcagctggtaacccccatcagcataaagctgcagaggcctgatgggtgcgattaagtcagggattagtccatacgagcgactcgatcacgcctcgcccgagcctagcctcggacaagggcagccgaccccgagggattttcgtctcgcccgaggcccccctttaacggcggacacttctccggctcgcccgaggccttgccttcgctgagaagcgaccctgactaaatcgccgcaccgaccgaccgagtcgcaggagcatttaacgcaaaggtggcctgacacctttatcctgacgcgcgccccccggcagagccgaagtgaccgccgtcacttcgccgctccactgaccggtctgacagaaggacagcgccgcctgcgccactccgactgcagtgccacttgacagagtgagactgacaggcagtcaggccttgccaaaggcgccataggaaactccgccccgcccgacccagggctcggactcgggctaagccccggaagacggcgaactccgctccgcccgacccagggctcggactcgggctaggccccggaagacggcgaactccgctccgcccgacccagggctcggactcgggctaagccccggaagacggcgaactccgctccgcccgacccagggctcggactcgggctaggccccggaagacggcgaactccgctccgcccgacccagggctcggactcgggctcagccccagaagacgacgaactccgcttcgcccgacctcagggctcggactctgccctggcctctgccgaacaacctccgcctcgcccgacccggaggctcgggctcggcctcggccatggaagacagactcgacctcggcttcggaggagcccccacgtcgcccgacctagggcacaggcccgccacgtcaacaggaagcgccatcatcaccctaccccgagccgactcgggccgcagagaacaagaccggtgtcccatctggctagctccgccagataggcaatgatggcgccccgctagccctgtgacgacggcggctctcagctcccttacggaagcagggggacgtcagcaaggactcaaccgctccgacagctgtctctccgccaggctccattgctcctccgacagccacgacatcacaccagcagggtgccaagatctctccggctaccacattggcatgtacttagggcgctagctctccctccgctagacacgtagcactctgctacatccccattgtacacctggatcctctccttacgcctataaaaggaaggaccagggccttcttagagaaggttggccgcgcggggacgagggcgggacaggcgctctcttggggccgctcgcttccctcacccgcgtggacgcttgtaaccccctactgcaagcgcacccgacctgggcgcgggacgaacacgaaggccgcgggatttccacctctctcacgcccgtctccggccacctcgctttccccccttcacgctcgcccacgcgctcgacccatctgggctggggcacgcggcacactcactcgtcggctcagggaccccccggtctcgaaacgccgacagttggcgcgccaggtaggggcctgctgcgtgctgacgaacagcttcccgtcaagctccagatgggcagtctccagcaacctctccgacccgggacggtgctccgtttcgggagtcttgagttcatgtccttcgacggcagctacgacatgatactccttctaccgccgcgcgacaacgataatggcggccgacaacccgcccgccggcggcggaatcgacgacatcttccccgcgtggtggaagaagaacattcgagctcgccccgtcctctcccgcgccaacggaggaggaggcggggcaacctaggccaagcgggaggccgcgcttcgtcggctgtcgagcgaatcgacgtccccagcgccccaacggaaggcacgccgggcgtcgacctcgcgttcgagacgaaggcaagcgccgtccccccgcgacacaccaatcctGAGCAagaggacgacgccagcgcgctcgcggaaagcttgcaggacgtcgccctcgtacctgagacgacggtgcaaccagtccccgacgagactatgtcgctcctcgtcgaccaaaaggtaccgactgattcccatcttacgtcatttcgactcggcctcaacccgcctagcgaccttgctttggcgggcgctctcgttgaggcgagtgcaacccctctggggtttcgtatgcggtcgccttgggaccggttgacggacgtctcgacctacgggccctctgggtccgaggaagatgacgatcccagcatctgttgggatttctctggatttggcaaccccagtgccatgcgggactttatgaccgcatgtgactactgcctctccgactgttccgacggtagccgcagccttgacggcgaggactgcggcccaagccgcgaatgtttccacgtcgagctaggggatccctccgaaggcaaccatctcggcatgccggaggacggtgattttcctaggccggtgcctcgcgccgacatcccgcgggagctagctgtggtcctcgttccggcggggggtcacgacccacagctcgagcaagtccgcggggcgtaggccaggctcgacgagggagcaggagcgcttgagacgatccgccgggacgtcgggcaggtatgggcgggccaacccccggtcaaagaaatacgtcacctgccccaaggtctccagcaccgcgtcgccaacgacgtcagggtcaggccgccacccgcctccagcggggtcgatcagaacctggcagccgcaacgATGCTCCTCCgctcgatgccggagccatcaaccaccgagggtcggcgaatccagggagagctcaagaatctcctggaaggcgctgcggtccgacgggccgagagctctgcctcccgaaggcagggatacccctcggaacctcatgccgcgacttcccgattcatgcgggaagcctcggtctacaccgggcgcacgcgcaacaccgcgcctgcggccccgggccacctcggcaacgagcaccatcgtcgcgaccgtcgggcccacctcgacgagagggtgcgccgaggctaccaccccgggcgtgggggacgctatgacagcggggaggatcggagtccctcgcccgaaccacccggtccgcaggccttcagtcgggccatccgacgggcgccgttcccgacccggttccgacccccgactactatcacaaagtactcgggggaaacgagaccggaactgtggctcgcagactaccgcctggcctgccaactgggtggaacggacgacgacaacctcatcatcc
It contains:
- the LOC103637216 gene encoding ethylene-responsive transcription factor ERF027, which encodes MEQRQQERRTVPTTTTCGGRRARAETRHPVYRGVRLRAGKWVSEIRELRKPSRIWLGTYPTPEMAAAAYDAAALALRGAGAALNFPDAATARPPPASASAEHVRAAAAAAAAAAAVGLGDSRHFHGRSDRREVRGHSHSSGADEYERCHGGGGAGSMEGVVDEDDLFEMPRLMLSMAEGLMMTPPVLGPAPAAAALDGDEEGVSLWDHS